One segment of Methanosarcinales archaeon DNA contains the following:
- a CDS encoding virulence RhuM family protein, with translation LEEIRDIRSSERMLYQKITDIYATSIDYSPKAEDTKQFFATVQNKLHFAITGQTAAEIVTERARSDKPNMGLTSWRKGPDGKIMPGDVAIAKNYLDKTELDHLNRIVTMYLDYAELQAVRNKPMSMKDWTEKLNAFLKFSEYEILTNAGQISHEVALALASKEYETFKKIQDTNYISDFDKEVRRIKEDKDDYK, from the coding sequence TACTCGAAGAAATCCGGGATATCCGTTCCAGTGAGCGGATGTTGTATCAGAAAATTACTGATATTTATGCAACTTCCATTGACTATTCGCCAAAAGCAGAGGATACGAAACAGTTCTTTGCAACGGTACAGAATAAACTGCACTTTGCCATTACCGGACAGACCGCCGCGGAAATTGTAACCGAACGAGCCAGGAGCGACAAGCCAAATATGGGATTGACATCGTGGCGAAAAGGACCTGACGGTAAAATCATGCCAGGTGATGTTGCCATAGCAAAAAACTATCTTGACAAAACTGAACTTGATCATTTGAACCGTATAGTCACCATGTATCTTGACTATGCGGAATTACAGGCGGTTCGTAATAAGCCAATGTCCATGAAAGACTGGACTGAAAAACTGAACGCCTTCCTGAAGTTCAGTGAATACGAAATACTCACCAATGCCGGACAGATCAGTCATGAAGTTGCTCTGGCTCTGGCAAGCAAAGAATACGAAACATTCAAGAAAATTCAGGATACAAATTACATTTCCGATTTTGACAAAGAGGTAAGGCGTATTAAGGAGGACAAGGATGACTACAAATAA